A region from the Gemmatimonadota bacterium genome encodes:
- a CDS encoding DUF4159 domain-containing protein has protein sequence MTFRGTWMAAALAALTVAASSPHATLPRLGVARLQYDGGGDWYANPSSLPNLMKAINERTTLRAEPSEGRVTLSDERLNDYAFLHATGHGVVKFSDTEIVKLREWLLRGGFLHVDDNYGLDETFRLEMARLFPDRPLVDVPLSHPIYHVVYDFPKGVPKIHEHDNKPARGYGIFIGDRLALYYTHEADLGNGWEDPGTYNDPAELHETALRMGVNLFVYAVTSRPVP, from the coding sequence ATGACCTTTCGCGGGACCTGGATGGCAGCGGCACTGGCCGCGTTGACGGTGGCTGCATCGTCGCCCCATGCGACGTTGCCACGCCTGGGTGTGGCGCGGTTGCAGTACGATGGTGGGGGCGACTGGTATGCGAATCCGAGCAGCCTGCCCAACCTCATGAAGGCGATCAACGAGCGCACGACGCTGCGTGCCGAGCCGAGCGAGGGACGGGTCACCCTCTCGGACGAACGGCTCAACGACTACGCCTTCCTGCACGCCACGGGGCATGGGGTCGTGAAGTTCTCCGACACCGAGATTGTGAAGTTGCGCGAATGGCTGTTGCGCGGCGGGTTCCTGCACGTCGACGACAACTATGGCCTCGACGAGACGTTCCGGCTCGAAATGGCCCGGCTTTTTCCGGACCGTCCGCTGGTGGACGTCCCGTTGTCTCACCCGATCTACCACGTGGTCTACGACTTCCCGAAGGGGGTGCCGAAGATCCATGAGCACGATAACAAGCCGGCGCGCGGATACGGGATCTTCATCGGGGACCGGCTGGCGCTGTACTACACACACGAAGCAGATCTTGGCAACGGATGGGAGGACCCCGGGACGTACAACGACCCGGCGGAATTGCACGAAACCGCCCTGCGCATGGGCGTGAACCTGTTTGTCTACGCCGTGACGAGCCGCCCTGTCCCATGA